From a region of the Microcoleus sp. FACHB-831 genome:
- a CDS encoding cation acetate symporter: MVLVGQDAIKQIDKGGNMAAPMLAEVLGGDAFLGFIAAVSFATILAVVAGLTLSGAAALSHDLWVNVVRGGEADESEQLKVARGATMLLGILAIVLGILFKGQNVAYMVGLAFAIAASANFPALLLSMVWRRFTTKGAVASMVVGTISALVLIYLSPTIQVDILNNAAPIFPLKNPGLATIPLSFIVGIAVSLLSPERLAVEKFALVEDRIHMGSETL; the protein is encoded by the coding sequence GGTTGGGCAAGATGCCATCAAGCAGATTGACAAAGGTGGCAATATGGCTGCGCCGATGTTGGCAGAAGTTTTGGGCGGCGATGCGTTTCTGGGCTTTATTGCCGCAGTCTCGTTTGCTACTATCCTGGCGGTTGTGGCTGGGTTGACGCTCTCTGGAGCGGCAGCATTATCTCACGATTTGTGGGTGAATGTGGTGCGGGGCGGTGAAGCTGATGAGTCGGAACAACTTAAAGTGGCTCGCGGTGCGACAATGCTGCTGGGTATCCTAGCGATCGTGTTGGGGATTTTGTTTAAGGGGCAGAATGTGGCGTATATGGTGGGTTTGGCGTTTGCGATCGCTGCTTCTGCCAATTTCCCAGCTTTGCTTCTCTCTATGGTGTGGCGACGCTTCACTACTAAGGGTGCGGTGGCGAGCATGGTTGTGGGTACGATATCTGCGTTGGTGCTGATTTATCTGTCGCCAACTATACAGGTGGATATCCTTAACAATGCGGCTCCAATTTTCCCCCTAAAGAACCCAGGATTGGCAACTATTCCGCTTTCTTTTATAGTGGGGATTGCGGTTTCTCTTCTGAGTCCGGAACGGCTAGCTGTTGAGAAGTTTGCGCTTGTGGAAGACCGAATTCACATGGGTTCTGAAACTTTGTAG